A stretch of DNA from Candidatus Saccharimonadales bacterium:
TTTATGTCGGTGGTGGTAATACATTAAGAATGATGAGTATATGGAGAAAACTGGGTATAGACGCGATACTAAAGAAGGCATATAGACAGGGTATTGTATTGTCAGGCATAAGTGCTGGATCAATATGCTGGTTTAGCTATGGTAATTCTGACTCACGAAAGTTTAGCAGCGGCAGTGATAAACTTGTAAAAGTTACTGGACTGGGACTTATTGATGCTCTTCACTGTCCTCACTACGACGCAGAGCCACATAGGCAAGCTGACTTAAAGAGAACGATGAAAACTACATCCAAGGTCGCAATAGCACTAGATAACTGTGCCGCTCTTGAAGTCGTAGATAATACATACAGAATTATTAAGAGCAAGCCTGACGCAAAAGCAAGAAAAATATATTGGAAAAAAGACAAATACTTTGTTGAAGATATTCCAGCAAGTAAATCATTTAGCGATATAAGTAAACTTACTCAAAAATAAAATATGACCCGCCTGAGTCATATTAGTTAGAAACAATACTGTTTCTAAATTGTTTGGGTCTAATTGGTGCAACGGAACAGAATCTTCTCAAACTTTTTGAATGGATTATCTATGAAGACCGCAATCTGAATTTAATACTCCCCCGGGAACAAAGTAATACGACTAAGATTATTTATTGAAACAAGCTTGATCGTATCGCTAAGCAGTATATTCCCAGCCGGGTTGCCATGATTTTGTTTTTCGCCAATCCTCATCAATTGCTTGTTGCCAAGTCTTACCTCTCAGGATTACATCTAGGGCAAGTTGTGGCCCCTGGTGCGCAACGATAGCAACATGTTTACCGTCGTAGTTCTCGCGAAGAAAGTCAACAAAACTAGCGAGTCTCGCTTCGACATCTTTGTAGCTTTCGCCGTTTGGAAAAGGAGTATCAATAAAGTTTTCCATACGGTTTTTGAAATCAGCCGCAGACTTGCCGTTCATATCGCCGTAATCACATTCACGAACTCGCGCGTCTTGAATAATCTTATATTTATCGCCAAAGCCTAGTTCGGCAGAATCAATTGCTCGCTGCAGATCTGAACAAAATACCACATCAAACTGCTTGTCGGCCACCTGTTCGCCAAGCTTTTCTGCCTGATCTCTGCCCATTTCTGAAAGTTCACCAGGAAGCCAACCAGTAGCCAAATCCTGTTCATTATCAGTCGTCGTACCATGCACAAAATAAGTAATTTTTACGCTCATGTATTACAGTGTAGCAAAATACCCCTTATTTGGGGTATTTATGGTGCATAAAATTAGTGCTGGGTTACAGACGTATTTCTCACTGTCACTTCAGAGAATATAGACATACATAAGCTAACTAGTCTAGCGAAACGATTCAACTTATCAAGCAAGCTATCGGTTCATGGTCGATGATATAATTACCCTATGAAGCTATACTTCGTCCGACATGGTGAAACAGATGAAAATGTTAATATGGCTGGCAGCCCTGCGGACGATGTGTCACTGAATCAACTTGGCATTCAGCAAGCAAAAAATTTAGCGGTCGAATTGAAAGATGTAAAATTCGACACTATTATTTCATCTCCTCTTAATCGTACCCAGCAAACTGCGGAACTAGTTAATGAATACCATCAACTTCCCATACAATTAGATACCGCGTGGCGAGAACGAGACCTAGAATCTTATTTGGCGTTAGATGTTTGGAATGACGCTTTTGATTTTGATAAGAATGTCCAGCTGGGCAATAGTGAGCCTCTTGCGGAGTTCTTTGGACGAGTCTATGCGGCACTTGATAGCCTCAAACAAGACCATGAAGATAAGACTGTATTGGTAGTATCACACGGTGGAGTGCAGAGTTGCCTGTATGCTTATGCTAATAAGTTGCCCCTCGAAGGAAATATGCGTATGAACCCAATGAAAAACTGCGAATATCGAATCTATGATTTGTAACTTAAAATCACCAGAACGGGCCTTAACAGATTAAAAATAAACAGAAGACACATTTTTTCAATGCGTCTTCTC
This window harbors:
- a CDS encoding histidine phosphatase family protein, which encodes MSVKITYFVHGTTTDNEQDLATGWLPGELSEMGRDQAEKLGEQVADKQFDVVFCSDLQRAIDSAELGFGDKYKIIQDARVRECDYGDMNGKSAADFKNRMENFIDTPFPNGESYKDVEARLASFVDFLRENYDGKHVAIVAHQGPQLALDVILRGKTWQQAIDEDWRKTKSWQPGWEYTA
- a CDS encoding histidine phosphatase family protein, whose translation is MKLYFVRHGETDENVNMAGSPADDVSLNQLGIQQAKNLAVELKDVKFDTIISSPLNRTQQTAELVNEYHQLPIQLDTAWRERDLESYLALDVWNDAFDFDKNVQLGNSEPLAEFFGRVYAALDSLKQDHEDKTVLVVSHGGVQSCLYAYANKLPLEGNMRMNPMKNCEYRIYDL
- a CDS encoding peptidase E — its product is MGKIIAIGGGEIGRPKEDGKGHYPVETTLIDTEILQLTNKKSPTLLFIPTASYDSRNYYQVVKQHFTKLGFSSVTPLYLSDKSLTKKQIEKIILSHDAIYVGGGNTLRMMSIWRKLGIDAILKKAYRQGIVLSGISAGSICWFSYGNSDSRKFSSGSDKLVKVTGLGLIDALHCPHYDAEPHRQADLKRTMKTTSKVAIALDNCAALEVVDNTYRIIKSKPDAKARKIYWKKDKYFVEDIPASKSFSDISKLTQK